One window of the Desulfovibrio desulfuricans genome contains the following:
- a CDS encoding ATP synthase F0 subunit B, whose translation MLDLNVTLLFQLANFFIAIYVLNILLIRPIREIIKKRNGVMDDMAEEAGSFEYQAGERLTNYEAELARARQDAGSNREAGRAAGVAEQQKLVGEAQQSARDILAETRASLQAQAAETLAALRKQVGEFSTRLADRLIKG comes from the coding sequence ATGCTGGACCTAAACGTCACTCTTCTTTTTCAGCTGGCGAACTTCTTTATCGCCATTTATGTGCTTAACATCCTCCTGATTCGCCCCATCCGCGAAATCATCAAAAAGCGCAACGGCGTCATGGATGACATGGCCGAGGAAGCCGGTTCTTTCGAGTACCAGGCTGGCGAACGGCTCACCAACTATGAGGCCGAACTGGCCCGCGCCCGTCAGGACGCAGGCAGCAACCGTGAGGCTGGCCGCGCCGCTGGCGTGGCCGAACAGCAGAAGCTTGTGGGCGAAGCTCAGCAAAGCGCCCGCGATATTCTGGCTGAAACCCGCGCCTCGCTGCAGGCACAGGCTGCGGAAACCCTTGCTGCGTTGCGCAAGCAGGTGGGTGAATTTTCCACCCGTCTGGCCGACCGCCTCATCAAGGGCTAG
- a CDS encoding ATP synthase F0 subunit B has translation MSRWKHAGFILPLVIAFAALVVIPAGAMASEGHAAPRWGDFGWRVLNFVIFAGILWYFVGGLAKRFFKNRREGIKNALDDLDERRKTAKEQLASVETRIANLNAEREAILAESRQQAEALKQGIVEEAHRQAAQIVEQARLTAENEGRAIFAEVRASIADEIVNAAEKALSSKLNAAEHDKLIANSLNKVVLH, from the coding sequence TTGAGCAGATGGAAACACGCGGGGTTTATCCTGCCGCTCGTTATTGCCTTTGCCGCGCTGGTGGTCATTCCTGCGGGAGCCATGGCTTCTGAAGGGCATGCAGCGCCGCGTTGGGGCGACTTCGGCTGGCGCGTGCTCAACTTCGTAATTTTTGCCGGCATCCTCTGGTACTTCGTTGGCGGGCTGGCCAAGCGTTTCTTTAAGAACCGCCGCGAAGGCATCAAGAATGCGCTGGACGATCTTGACGAACGTCGCAAGACGGCCAAGGAGCAGCTGGCCTCGGTAGAGACCCGCATTGCCAACCTTAATGCTGAACGCGAGGCCATCTTGGCCGAGAGCCGCCAGCAGGCCGAAGCCCTCAAGCAGGGCATTGTGGAAGAGGCTCACCGCCAGGCCGCTCAGATTGTGGAGCAGGCGCGCCTTACGGCGGAAAATGAAGGCCGCGCGATCTTTGCTGAAGTGCGCGCCTCCATTGCCGATGAGATCGTGAACGCCGCCGAGAAAGCTCTGAGCTCCAAGCTCAATGCGGCCGAGCACGATAAGCTTATCGCCAACTCCCTTAACAAGGTGGTGCTCCATTGA
- the atpH gene encoding ATP synthase F1 subunit delta: MINTVVARRYANAIFALGKKDGDAALSSRGDCLASLGEMLAAAPGLDLTLKSPVIGVSEKKAVLDKLLTKLKADETMRNFCFLLADKERLAFLSEIAAWYGKLLDEAKGIIRGQCITAVQLSADKKSKLKDTLQQKAGTDIELTFAVDKDILGGMVLKMGDRVLDASLRAQLGILRETFKRGE; this comes from the coding sequence TTGATTAACACCGTGGTTGCACGCAGGTATGCCAACGCAATTTTTGCGCTTGGCAAAAAGGATGGGGATGCAGCCCTGAGCTCGCGTGGCGATTGCCTGGCGTCTCTTGGTGAAATGCTTGCCGCCGCGCCTGGGCTTGACCTTACCTTGAAAAGCCCTGTTATCGGCGTAAGCGAAAAGAAGGCAGTTCTCGACAAACTGCTGACCAAGCTCAAGGCTGACGAAACCATGCGCAATTTCTGCTTTCTGCTTGCAGATAAGGAAAGGCTTGCCTTTTTGAGCGAAATTGCAGCGTGGTACGGCAAACTGCTGGACGAGGCCAAGGGTATCATCCGCGGCCAATGCATAACCGCAGTACAACTTTCCGCAGACAAAAAGTCTAAGCTCAAGGATACCTTGCAACAGAAAGCGGGCACCGATATTGAGCTGACCTTTGCCGTGGACAAAGACATACTAGGGGGTATGGTGCTCAAAATGGGTGACCGGGTGCTGGACGCAAGTCTGCGCGCGCAGTTGGGAATCCTTCGGGAGACATTCAAGAGGGGTGAATAG
- the atpA gene encoding F0F1 ATP synthase subunit alpha, translating into MQIKAEEISKIIEDQIQNYEQRVEMSETGTVLYVGDGIARVYGVKNAMSMELLEFPGGIMGMVLNLEEDNVGVALLGSDVGIKEGDPVKRTGKIFSVPVGDGVMGRVLNPLGEPIDGLGPIEATEVRPVEIKAPGIIARKSVHEPMPTGLKAIDAMTPIGRGQRELIIGDRQTGKTAVCVDAILAQKETDIHCFYVAIGQKKSSVALVADTLRRYGAMEYTTIISATASDPAPLQYIAAYTGCAMAEFYRNNGKHALIIYDDLSKQAVAYRQMSLLLRRPPGREAFPGDVFYLHSRLLERAAKVNDSLGAGSLTALPIIETQAGDVSAYIPTNVISITDGQVYLEPNLFNAGVRPAINVGLSVSRVGGAAQIKAMKQVAGTMRLDLAQYRELAAFAQFGSDLDKGTKAKLDRGARLVELLKQPQYRPMPSHEQVASIYAATRGHMDDVPVDQIRKFEDDMLTFMRDTRKDVLDAIKDKKVIDEAVEKALTEAITAFKQGWKA; encoded by the coding sequence ATGCAGATCAAAGCGGAAGAGATAAGCAAGATCATTGAGGATCAAATCCAAAACTACGAGCAGCGCGTCGAAATGAGCGAAACTGGCACCGTACTCTACGTCGGTGACGGTATCGCCCGTGTCTACGGGGTCAAGAACGCGATGTCCATGGAACTGCTGGAATTCCCCGGCGGCATCATGGGCATGGTGCTCAACCTTGAAGAAGACAACGTCGGCGTGGCCCTGCTCGGTTCGGACGTGGGCATCAAGGAAGGCGACCCGGTCAAGCGTACCGGCAAGATCTTCTCCGTGCCTGTGGGCGACGGCGTTATGGGTCGTGTGCTCAACCCCCTGGGTGAGCCCATCGACGGCCTTGGCCCCATCGAAGCCACGGAAGTGCGCCCGGTGGAAATCAAGGCCCCCGGCATCATCGCGCGTAAGAGCGTGCATGAGCCCATGCCCACTGGCCTTAAGGCCATTGACGCCATGACTCCCATTGGCCGCGGACAGCGCGAACTTATCATTGGCGACCGCCAGACCGGTAAGACCGCTGTTTGCGTTGACGCCATTCTGGCGCAGAAAGAAACGGACATTCACTGCTTCTACGTGGCCATCGGCCAGAAGAAGTCGTCCGTGGCTCTGGTGGCCGACACCTTGCGCCGTTACGGCGCGATGGAATACACCACCATCATTTCAGCCACGGCGTCCGATCCCGCGCCCTTGCAGTACATTGCGGCATACACCGGCTGCGCAATGGCCGAGTTCTACCGCAATAACGGCAAGCACGCCCTCATCATTTACGATGACCTTTCCAAGCAGGCCGTGGCTTATCGCCAGATGTCGCTGCTGCTCCGTCGCCCTCCGGGACGTGAAGCTTTCCCCGGCGACGTGTTCTACCTCCACTCGCGTTTGCTTGAACGCGCCGCGAAGGTGAACGACAGCCTTGGTGCCGGTTCTTTGACGGCTCTGCCCATCATTGAAACCCAGGCGGGCGACGTTTCCGCGTACATCCCCACCAACGTGATTTCCATCACCGACGGTCAGGTGTACCTGGAACCCAACCTCTTCAACGCCGGTGTGCGTCCGGCCATTAACGTGGGCCTTTCGGTTTCCCGCGTGGGTGGCGCAGCGCAGATCAAGGCCATGAAGCAAGTCGCCGGTACCATGCGTCTTGACCTTGCCCAGTATCGCGAACTTGCGGCTTTTGCCCAGTTCGGCTCTGATCTGGACAAAGGCACCAAGGCCAAGCTTGATCGTGGTGCACGCCTGGTGGAACTGCTCAAGCAGCCCCAGTACAGGCCCATGCCCTCGCATGAGCAGGTTGCCTCCATCTACGCCGCTACCCGTGGTCACATGGATGACGTGCCGGTGGATCAGATCCGCAAGTTTGAAGACGACATGCTCACCTTTATGCGTGATACGCGTAAGGACGTGCTTGACGCCATTAAGGATAAGAAAGTCATTGACGAGGCTGTGGAAAAAGCGCTCACCGAGGCCATTACCGCCTTCAAGCAGGGCTGGAAGGCCTAG
- a CDS encoding F0F1 ATP synthase subunit gamma, which produces MPSLKDVKMKIVGVGKTKQITKAMNMVASAKLRGAQARIERFRPYAAKYRDVLAELSSKVEGNAHPLLAEHEEKKHCAIVLVTSDRGLCGSFNGNIIATALRLAKEKAGAGMEISFACVGRKGRDAIRSAGHTILTAYGDRMGSIDFALASSVAQEVIHGYETFAFDEVWLIYGEFVSMGSQPPRTLRLLPLQTPEAEEVAEVAGTPRCEYVYEPQEEKLLAELLPRYVKVQVYRGMLDTSASEHAARMAAMDNATRNCNEMINMLTRLYNKTRQASITSDLIDIVGGAEALKG; this is translated from the coding sequence ATGCCTTCACTCAAAGACGTAAAAATGAAGATCGTGGGGGTCGGTAAGACCAAGCAGATCACCAAGGCCATGAACATGGTGGCCTCGGCGAAACTGCGCGGCGCCCAGGCCCGCATCGAGCGCTTCAGGCCGTACGCGGCCAAATACCGCGACGTGCTCGCCGAACTGTCGAGCAAGGTGGAGGGCAATGCCCACCCCCTGCTGGCAGAGCATGAGGAAAAGAAACACTGCGCCATTGTGCTGGTTACATCCGACCGTGGCCTGTGCGGCAGCTTTAACGGCAACATCATCGCCACCGCTTTGCGTCTGGCGAAAGAAAAAGCCGGGGCAGGAATGGAGATCAGCTTTGCCTGTGTGGGACGTAAGGGGCGCGACGCCATTCGTTCTGCCGGGCACACGATCCTCACTGCCTATGGCGACCGCATGGGGAGCATAGACTTCGCTCTCGCCAGCTCTGTGGCGCAGGAAGTCATTCACGGCTACGAAACCTTCGCATTCGACGAAGTGTGGCTGATCTACGGCGAGTTCGTATCCATGGGCAGCCAGCCGCCCCGCACCCTTCGCCTTCTGCCGTTGCAAACGCCGGAAGCTGAAGAAGTGGCAGAAGTGGCCGGAACGCCCCGTTGCGAATACGTGTACGAGCCGCAGGAAGAAAAGCTGTTGGCGGAGCTTCTGCCCCGCTACGTCAAGGTGCAGGTTTACCGTGGCATGTTGGACACCTCGGCCAGCGAGCACGCCGCCCGCATGGCTGCCATGGACAACGCCACCCGTAACTGCAACGAGATGATCAACATGCTGACGCGGCTCTACAACAAGACGCGGCAGGCTTCCATCACCAGCGACCTCATCGACATCGTCGGCGGCGCTGAAGCGCTGAAGGGTTAA
- the atpD gene encoding F0F1 ATP synthase subunit beta — protein MSKNIGKVVQVIGAVVDVEFSDGNLPSIFTALEITNPNNSDAPSLICEVAQHLGDNVVRTIAMDATEGLVRGMDAVDTGNPIMVPVGKAAVGRILNVIGRPVDELGPVNAEKYYPIHRPAPQFTDLNTKVELLETGIKVVDLLVPFPKGGKMGLFGGAGVGKTVILMEMINNIAKQHGGSSVFAGVGERTREGNDLYHELKDAGVLERATLVYGQMNEPPGARARVALTALACAEYFRDEEHQDVLLFIDNIFRFTQAGSEVSALLGRMPSAVGYQPTLGTDLGALQERITSTNNGSITSVQAVYVPADDLTDPAPATTFSHLDGTLVLSRQIAELGIYPAVDPLDSTSRILDPNVVGDDHYMVARRVQMVLQKYKELQDIIAILGMDELSDEDKLTVARARRIQRFLSQPFHVAETFTGTPGQYVKLEDTIKGFKGILDGAYDHMAEGDFYMLGGIEQAVAKYEQRKLQEEK, from the coding sequence ATGAGCAAAAACATCGGTAAAGTCGTTCAGGTTATCGGCGCCGTTGTGGACGTAGAGTTCAGCGACGGCAACCTGCCGAGTATCTTCACCGCCCTGGAGATAACCAACCCGAACAATAGCGATGCTCCCAGCCTCATCTGTGAGGTTGCGCAGCATCTGGGCGACAACGTCGTTCGTACCATCGCCATGGACGCCACTGAAGGCCTTGTCCGCGGCATGGATGCGGTCGACACCGGGAACCCCATCATGGTTCCTGTTGGCAAGGCCGCCGTTGGCCGTATCCTGAACGTCATCGGTCGCCCCGTTGACGAGCTGGGCCCGGTTAATGCTGAAAAATACTACCCCATCCACCGTCCGGCTCCGCAATTCACGGATCTGAACACCAAGGTGGAACTGCTTGAAACCGGCATCAAGGTCGTTGACCTTCTTGTTCCCTTCCCCAAGGGCGGCAAGATGGGCCTCTTCGGCGGCGCTGGCGTGGGCAAGACCGTTATTCTGATGGAGATGATCAACAACATCGCCAAGCAGCACGGCGGTTCGTCGGTTTTCGCGGGCGTGGGCGAACGCACCCGTGAAGGCAACGACTTGTACCACGAACTCAAGGACGCGGGCGTTCTGGAACGCGCCACGCTTGTGTACGGCCAGATGAACGAACCTCCGGGAGCCCGTGCCCGCGTGGCCCTTACGGCCCTTGCTTGCGCGGAATACTTCCGTGACGAAGAACATCAGGACGTGTTGCTCTTCATCGACAACATCTTCCGTTTCACGCAGGCTGGTTCCGAAGTGTCCGCTCTGCTTGGCCGCATGCCCTCGGCCGTGGGTTATCAGCCCACCCTGGGTACTGACCTTGGTGCCTTGCAGGAACGCATCACCTCGACCAACAACGGTTCAATCACGTCGGTGCAGGCCGTTTACGTCCCTGCTGACGACTTGACTGACCCGGCCCCGGCCACCACGTTCTCGCACTTGGACGGAACGCTCGTGCTTTCCCGCCAGATCGCAGAACTTGGCATCTACCCCGCCGTGGACCCGCTCGACTCCACCTCGCGCATCCTCGACCCCAACGTTGTGGGCGATGATCACTACATGGTGGCCCGTCGTGTGCAGATGGTGCTCCAGAAGTACAAAGAACTTCAGGACATCATCGCCATCCTCGGCATGGACGAGCTGTCTGACGAAGACAAGCTGACTGTTGCGCGCGCGCGCCGCATTCAGCGCTTCCTCTCGCAGCCCTTCCACGTGGCCGAAACCTTCACCGGCACCCCTGGCCAGTATGTGAAGCTTGAAGACACCATCAAGGGCTTCAAGGGCATTCTGGACGGCGCATACGACCACATGGCGGAAGGCGACTTCTACATGCTGGGCGGCATTGAACAGGCCGTTGCCAAGTACGAACAGCGCAAGCTGCAGGAAGAGAAGTAA
- a CDS encoding F0F1 ATP synthase subunit epsilon, whose product MGTLQLEVVTPDKTVVSGEVEMAVCPGIEGEFGVLPKHVSLLSALKIGGLRYRADGKDGHVFISGGFADVNNDVLTVLAESAEMADSIDTARAMAAKERAEKRIASHDEKVDIVRAEAALQRAVVRLQLAQLR is encoded by the coding sequence ATGGGCACGCTGCAACTTGAAGTGGTTACGCCGGACAAAACCGTGGTCAGCGGCGAAGTGGAAATGGCCGTCTGCCCAGGAATTGAGGGCGAATTCGGCGTGCTGCCCAAGCACGTTTCCCTGCTTTCTGCCCTGAAGATCGGCGGCCTGCGCTACCGCGCTGACGGCAAAGATGGGCACGTTTTCATCTCCGGCGGATTCGCCGATGTGAACAACGATGTGCTCACAGTGCTGGCCGAATCGGCTGAGATGGCGGACAGCATTGACACCGCGCGCGCCATGGCAGCCAAGGAACGCGCTGAAAAGCGCATTGCCAGCCATGACGAAAAGGTGGATATTGTCCGCGCTGAAGCCGCTCTGCAACGCGCAGTTGTGCGCTTGCAACTGGCCCAGCTCCGCTGA
- the lepA gene encoding translation elongation factor 4, with amino-acid sequence MPNQENIRNFCIIAHIDHGKSTLADRILELTQVVSKREARQQYLDKMELERERGITIKAQTVRIPYKAQNGQMYELNLIDTPGHVDFNYEVSRSLAACEGALLVVDATQGVEAQTLANVYLALDHDHEIVPVLNKIDLPSAEVDRVKAEIEESIGLDCSEALPVSAKTGMGVDAVLEAIVHRLPAPKGDVAAPLKALIFDSWYDSYQGVVILFRIMDGAIKRNDMVRMMSTGKEYEVLRLGVFSPEATDVNELHAGEVGFMCGSIKELGDARVGDTITLVENPAATAVPGFTEVKPMVFCGLYPTESDEYENLKTALEKLQLNDAAFSFEPETSQALGFGFRCGFLGLLHMEIIQERLEREFEVSLIATAPSVVYKVDTNDGKTLQIDNPSHLPDPTKIRTLYEPYVNMDIHVPNDYVGNVMKLCEEKRGMQKNLHYLATNRVVVTYELPFAEIVYDFFDRLKSATRGYASMDYHPLDYRESDLVRLDIMLNGETVDALAVIVHRDRAYTYGRGLALKLKRSIPRQLFQVAIQAAIGQKIIARETVSAFRKDVTAKCYGGDITRKRKLLEKQKEGKKRMKRMGNVELPQEAFLAALKVGDE; translated from the coding sequence ATGCCCAACCAGGAAAATATCCGCAATTTTTGCATTATCGCCCACATCGACCACGGCAAATCCACCCTGGCCGACCGCATTCTTGAGCTGACGCAGGTTGTCAGCAAGCGGGAGGCGCGCCAGCAGTATCTGGACAAAATGGAGCTGGAACGGGAGCGTGGCATCACCATCAAGGCACAGACCGTGCGCATTCCGTACAAAGCCCAAAACGGGCAGATGTACGAACTGAACCTCATCGATACCCCCGGTCACGTGGACTTCAACTATGAAGTTTCACGCTCCCTGGCGGCCTGCGAAGGTGCGCTGCTGGTGGTTGACGCCACTCAGGGCGTGGAAGCGCAAACGCTTGCCAACGTCTACCTTGCTCTGGATCACGACCACGAAATAGTGCCTGTGCTCAATAAAATCGACCTGCCCAGCGCCGAGGTTGACCGCGTGAAGGCCGAAATCGAAGAAAGCATCGGCCTTGACTGCTCCGAAGCTCTGCCAGTTTCTGCCAAAACGGGCATGGGCGTTGACGCGGTTCTCGAAGCCATTGTCCACCGGCTCCCTGCCCCTAAGGGAGATGTGGCGGCTCCGCTCAAAGCACTCATCTTCGACTCGTGGTACGACAGCTATCAGGGCGTCGTTATCCTGTTCCGCATTATGGACGGCGCAATCAAGCGTAACGACATGGTGCGCATGATGAGTACGGGCAAGGAATACGAAGTGCTGCGCCTCGGCGTGTTTTCCCCGGAAGCTACTGATGTGAACGAACTTCACGCTGGCGAGGTCGGTTTCATGTGCGGCTCCATCAAGGAGCTGGGCGATGCCCGCGTTGGCGACACCATCACTCTGGTGGAAAACCCTGCCGCTACGGCGGTTCCCGGCTTTACGGAAGTGAAGCCCATGGTTTTCTGCGGCCTTTACCCCACAGAGTCAGACGAGTACGAAAACCTCAAAACCGCCCTTGAAAAACTGCAACTCAACGATGCGGCTTTTTCCTTTGAGCCGGAAACGTCTCAGGCGCTGGGTTTTGGCTTCCGTTGCGGCTTTCTTGGTCTGTTGCACATGGAGATCATTCAGGAACGGCTGGAGCGCGAATTTGAGGTCAGCCTCATCGCCACCGCGCCTTCTGTGGTCTACAAGGTGGACACAAACGATGGCAAAACCTTGCAGATCGACAACCCCAGCCATCTGCCAGACCCCACCAAGATCCGCACCCTTTATGAGCCGTATGTGAACATGGACATCCACGTGCCCAACGATTACGTAGGCAACGTCATGAAGCTGTGCGAGGAAAAGCGCGGCATGCAGAAAAATCTGCACTATCTGGCCACCAACCGCGTGGTTGTGACCTATGAATTGCCGTTTGCAGAAATTGTTTACGACTTTTTTGATCGGCTCAAGTCTGCCACGCGCGGTTACGCCTCCATGGATTACCATCCGCTGGACTACCGCGAATCAGACCTCGTGCGCCTTGATATCATGCTCAATGGTGAAACCGTTGATGCTCTTGCCGTCATTGTACACCGCGACCGCGCATATACCTACGGGCGCGGGTTGGCGCTCAAGCTCAAGCGCAGCATTCCCCGCCAGCTTTTTCAGGTGGCCATTCAGGCCGCCATCGGGCAGAAGATCATTGCCCGGGAAACCGTGTCAGCTTTCCGCAAGGACGTGACAGCCAAGTGCTATGGCGGCGACATCACGCGTAAACGCAAGCTGCTTGAAAAGCAGAAGGAAGGCAAAAAGCGCATGAAACGCATGGGCAACGTTGAGTTGCCGCAGGAAGCGTTTCTGGCGGCCCTCAAAGTGGGCGACGAATAG
- a CDS encoding KUP/HAK/KT family potassium transporter has product MDSQQVTFSSIVKSLGLVFGDIGTSPIYTLAVIFLLTERTEDHFIGILSLIIWTLLLLVTVGYAWLAMSLSKGGEGGTIVLLSILRPLLKSTKKLGVASVLAFVGVSLLIGDGVITPAISILSAVEGLTLVPGLEQTPKAAIVGLALAITVVLFAVQKRGSGAVSVVFGPIMAIWFAVLAFSGCVSIVQTPQVLKALNPWYAIDFMIHNGLVSFFVLSEVILCATGGEALYADMGHMGRKPILAAWGIVLLALVASYMGQTSFLIRNPGAENVLFELINSQAHYLYVPFLVLSLMATVIASQALISGLFSIMYQSMATHIMPLFKVDYTSKELHSQIYINSVNWALFVAVVLVICGFGESHKLAAAYGLAVTGTMTITGVFMVWIFHLQGRNFKAAIAACICFLDFIYLLANFYKFPHGGYWSILISLIPLSVILIYTQGQKAAYQRMRPMGKEQFLRKFTEEKTHGHAIRGTAIFFLRSLDKVSPYIVKTMFSNGIIYEQNIMLCMSRTYEPTGVIWRFAEDPAEGIRVFEVSAGYMEVVDIDHIMSEAGIKPRVIFYGVEDILTSSPLWRIYAIIKKLAPSFVQFYKMPVHAVHGVISRIDM; this is encoded by the coding sequence ATGGATTCGCAGCAGGTAACGTTTTCTTCAATCGTCAAATCGCTGGGCCTTGTGTTTGGCGATATCGGCACAAGCCCCATATATACGCTGGCAGTCATATTCCTGCTGACCGAGCGCACAGAAGACCATTTTATCGGCATTCTTTCGCTAATTATCTGGACTTTGCTGCTGCTCGTAACTGTGGGATACGCGTGGCTGGCCATGAGCCTGAGCAAGGGCGGCGAAGGCGGCACCATTGTGCTGCTTTCCATCCTGCGCCCGTTACTCAAGTCGACCAAAAAGTTAGGTGTAGCTTCTGTACTGGCTTTTGTGGGGGTTTCTCTGCTCATTGGCGACGGGGTTATTACTCCTGCCATCTCCATTCTTTCTGCCGTGGAAGGTTTGACCCTTGTGCCGGGGCTTGAGCAGACTCCCAAGGCTGCAATTGTAGGGCTGGCGCTGGCGATTACGGTTGTGCTTTTTGCTGTGCAAAAGAGGGGCAGCGGCGCTGTTTCCGTAGTTTTTGGTCCCATAATGGCCATATGGTTCGCCGTGTTGGCTTTTTCCGGATGCGTCTCCATTGTGCAGACTCCACAGGTTCTCAAAGCCCTGAACCCCTGGTATGCGATTGATTTCATGATCCACAACGGCCTGGTGAGTTTTTTTGTTCTTTCAGAGGTCATTTTGTGCGCTACGGGCGGCGAGGCCCTGTATGCCGACATGGGGCATATGGGGCGCAAGCCTATCTTAGCCGCGTGGGGCATTGTGCTGTTGGCGCTGGTGGCAAGCTATATGGGGCAGACCTCATTCCTTATCCGCAATCCAGGGGCTGAAAACGTATTGTTCGAGCTGATCAACAGCCAGGCTCATTATCTGTATGTTCCTTTTCTGGTACTCAGCCTTATGGCAACTGTCATTGCCTCGCAGGCCCTCATAAGCGGTCTGTTTTCCATCATGTATCAAAGTATGGCAACGCATATCATGCCTTTGTTCAAAGTGGATTACACCTCAAAGGAATTGCATTCCCAGATATATATCAACTCTGTGAACTGGGCGCTGTTTGTAGCGGTGGTGCTCGTGATCTGTGGATTTGGCGAATCACACAAACTTGCTGCCGCTTACGGCCTTGCCGTTACTGGCACCATGACCATCACTGGCGTATTCATGGTGTGGATATTCCACCTTCAGGGACGAAATTTCAAAGCAGCCATAGCTGCCTGCATCTGTTTTCTCGACTTCATTTATCTGCTCGCGAACTTTTATAAATTTCCGCATGGCGGGTATTGGTCCATACTGATTTCGCTCATACCGCTTTCTGTCATTCTTATTTATACCCAGGGGCAAAAAGCCGCGTATCAACGTATGCGCCCCATGGGAAAAGAGCAGTTCTTGAGGAAATTTACCGAAGAAAAAACTCATGGTCATGCCATTCGCGGCACAGCCATCTTTTTTTTGAGAAGCTTGGACAAAGTTTCGCCTTATATTGTCAAGACCATGTTCAGCAACGGCATTATTTATGAGCAGAACATCATGCTGTGCATGTCCCGCACATATGAACCTACAGGCGTGATATGGCGGTTTGCGGAAGATCCCGCCGAAGGTATTCGCGTTTTTGAGGTTTCTGCGGGCTACATGGAAGTTGTGGATATTGACCACATCATGTCCGAAGCGGGCATCAAGCCGCGCGTTATTTTTTATGGCGTGGAAGACATCCTCACCAGTTCGCCTTTGTGGCGCATTTACGCCATCATCAAAAAACTGGCGCCATCGTTCGTACAGTTTTACAAAATGCCGGTGCATGCCGTGCATGGAGTTATTAGCCGTATAGACATGTAG